In Rhodamnia argentea isolate NSW1041297 chromosome 11, ASM2092103v1, whole genome shotgun sequence, one genomic interval encodes:
- the LOC115742095 gene encoding molybdate-anion transporter — protein MGVVIESSVWEPNSSLFIFIFLACLFSIFLLPYASGSAPPSVFDHGVSLYSSRSQRNFLLLYSLCSVMEGLSSVFGEFEFSYFGASREQMVLSLCVGFAASLIVGSFLGVLSDTIGHRKFCLFFCILHFFVGVWKRITAHPSVWVASVCLSLASSIYSFSFETWMVVEHEKQGHREDLLSDTFWLMEFLGSASFIGSQVLANWLIGDNVKKRMTSPSMAAVLLALVGVISISRLWRESSQQEVFEDHGRSYTYFFNDRRIWLLACAQACLHFSVSMFWILWTPILVADGRELHLGLIYPCLLGARMLGSTIFPWLISGSLSFRTEDCILYAFIISGCVLSVVAYDYQEIGVLMTLFCLFQSCVGVILPSLARLRTMYVPNDSRGGMISFSLAPANAAVLLFLVQGGYYRSISNAAIMAFAALGLFAAAGCMHVLKRLGKQPYQHLRKL, from the exons tctcttttcattttcatcttcctcgCTTGCTTGTtctccatcttcctcctcccCTACGCCTCCGGAAGCGCACCTCCTTCCGTTTTCGACCATGGAGTCTCGCTCTACTCATCGCGCTCCCAGCGGaacttcctcctcctctactCTCTCTGCTCAG TGATGGAAGGGCTATCGTCGGTGTTCGGGGAGTTCGAGTTCAGTTACTTCGGTGCGAGTAGAGAGCAAATGGTTTTATCTCTCTGTGTTGGATTTGCGGCTTCTCTCATTGTTGGGTCTTTCCTCGGAGTGCTTTCTGATACGAT AGGCCACAGGAAGTTCTGTTTATTCTTTTGCATCTTGCACTTTTTTGTTGGCGTATGGAAGAGGATAACTGCCCATCCCAGTGTTTGGGTAGCAAGTGTCTGTTTGTCTCTGGCTTCTTCGATATACTCTTTCAGTTTTGAGACATGGATGGTTGTTGAACATGAAAAG CAAGGGCACAGAGAAGATTTATTGAGTGACACCTTTTGGTTAATGGAGTTCTTGGGGTCTGCATCTTTCATTGGAAGCCAGGTGCTTGCCAATTGGCTGATTGGTGACAATGTGAAGAAGAGAATGACATCTCCTTCGATGGCAGCTGTCTTGTTGGCTTTGGTGGGAGTCATTTCCATTTCACGGCTGTGGAGAGAATCTTCTCAACAAGAGGTGTTTGAGGATCATGGCAGGTCCTATACCTATTTTTTCAATG ATAGAAGAATATGGTTATTGGCATGTGCACAAGCTTGCCTTCACTTCTCTGTATCAATGTTTTGGATTCTCTGGACCCCCATATTGGTG GCTGATGGCAGAGAACTGCATCTGGGCTTGATATATCCGTGTCTTTTGGGAGCAAGAATGCTTGGAAGCACAATTTTCCCTTGGCTTATTAGTGGATCTTTGTCATTTCGAACTGAAGATTGCATACTTTATGCATTCATTATATCAGGTTGTGTACTGTCTGTCGTAGCCTATGACTATCAG GAAATTGGTGTTCTGATGACATTATTCTGCCTATTTCAGTCATGTGTAGGTGTAATCCTACCTTCTCTTGCCAGATTGAGGACCAT GTATGTCCCAAATGACTCACGAGGAGGAATGATAAGCTTTTCTCTTGCTCCTGCGAATGCTGCAGTTTTGCTATTTTTGGTGCAA GGAGGCTACTATCGCAGTATCAGCAATGCAGCAATTATGGCATTCGCTGCCCTTGGGCTTTTTGCAGCAGCTGGTTGCATGCATGTCTTGAAGCGTTTAGGGAAGCAACCATACCAGCACTTGCGCAAGTTATGA
- the LOC115742096 gene encoding probable prolyl 4-hydroxylase 9, whose translation MRGKAIRQSWSSKSKLGLPAFVFACSVFFVAGFYGSSLLPQDVSGLRARARFLESVSDGRDYAPLPRGETGDDSFFSIPFQVLSWEPRALYFPNFATAEQCQSITKMAKAGLKPSTLALRKGETAENTKGIRTSSGMFISASEDKTGTLAIIEETIARVTMLPRENGEAFNVLRYEIGQRYNSHYDAFSPIEYGPQKSQRVASFLLYLSDVEEGGETMFPYENGMNMDGTYDFKKCVGLKVKPRQGDGLLFYSLLPNGTIDPTSLHGSCPVIKGEKWVATKWIRDRVQDD comes from the exons ATGAGAGGCAAAGCGATCAGGCAGAGCTGGAGCTCCAAGTCGAAGCTAGGGTTGCCTGCGTTCGTCTTCGCTTGCTCCGTCTTCTTCGTCGCGGGATTCTACGGCTCCTCTCTCCTTCCTCAG GATGTGTCCGGGTTAAGAGCCAGGGCGAGATTTCTCGAATCGGTCAGCGACGGGAGAGACTATGCGCCGTTGCCCCGTGGAGAGACCGGGGATGATTCGTTCTTTTCGATCCCTTTCCAG GTGTTGAGCTGGGAACCTCGTGCTCTCTACTTTCCTAATTTTGCAACAGCAGAACAATGCCAAAGCATAACAAAAATGGCAAAGGCAGGTCTCAAACCTTCAACCTTGGCGTTGAGAAAGGGAGAAACAGCAGAGAACACGAAGGGCATTAGAACAAG TTCTGGCATGTTCATAAGTGCTTCTGAAGACAAAACTGGAACCTTGGCTATTATTGAAGAGACAATTGCAAGGGTGACAATGCTTCCAAGGGAAAATGGAGAG GCATTCAATGTGTTACGGTACGAGATTGGGCAGAGATATAATTCTCACTATGATGCATTCAGTCCCATTGAGTATGGCCCACAAAAGAGCCAGAGG GTTGCCTCTTTTTTGCTCTACTTATCGGACGTTGAAGAGGGGGGAGAAACTATGTTTCCTTATGAG AATGGTATGAATATGGATGGGACctatgattttaaaaaatgtgtTGGACTGAAGGTGAAACCCCGGCAGGGTGACGGACTTCTCTTCTATTCCTTATTACCAAATGGTACAATTGATCCT ACCTCGCTTCACGGGAGCTGTCCTGTGATCAAAGGGGAGAAATGGGTGGCAACCAAGTGGATTAGAGACCGAGTGCAGGATGATTAA